A stretch of the Paenibacillus dendritiformis genome encodes the following:
- a CDS encoding AI-2E family transporter gives MERFWKNKLFVYGVYVLLALFILYYLYLLKPLLGNVYGIVKSVVAPFLIAMIIAYVLNPVVNMLSERKVPRPIAVLLIYAVFIACVTVLLINMIPMIMEQLEELNEQMPHLNAKAAELMDGLSESSLMPASVRSSLNDWIYGMEQRVGKVITEFMNNLGDMLNVLMMALIVPFLIFYILKDFNVFERTVIAYVPKTHRKHMVMMFKEIDNALGSYIRGQVLVCAIIGLLAYAGYWLIGLPYALLLALFVAIFNIIPYLGPYFGAAPALIVASTMSLKMMIFVICVNTACQILEGNIISPQVVGRTLHMHPLSIIFALLVGEQLAGIVGMILAVPVFAALKVVLSHVFTYYVRRKTV, from the coding sequence GTGGAGCGTTTTTGGAAAAACAAGCTGTTCGTCTATGGCGTATATGTGCTGCTCGCGTTGTTCATCCTGTATTACTTGTACTTGTTGAAGCCGCTTCTCGGCAATGTATACGGGATTGTAAAGTCGGTGGTTGCCCCGTTCCTCATCGCGATGATTATCGCTTATGTGCTCAATCCGGTCGTCAATATGCTGTCCGAGCGCAAAGTTCCCCGGCCGATTGCGGTGCTGCTCATTTATGCGGTATTCATCGCCTGCGTGACCGTGCTGCTCATCAATATGATTCCGATGATTATGGAGCAACTGGAGGAATTGAACGAGCAGATGCCTCACTTGAATGCGAAGGCTGCGGAACTGATGGATGGGCTCAGCGAGTCGTCTCTCATGCCGGCGTCGGTCCGAAGCAGTCTGAACGACTGGATTTACGGAATGGAGCAGCGGGTGGGCAAGGTGATTACGGAATTTATGAACAACCTCGGCGATATGCTCAACGTCCTCATGATGGCGCTTATCGTTCCTTTTTTGATTTTCTATATTTTGAAAGACTTCAATGTGTTCGAACGAACCGTCATCGCCTATGTGCCCAAAACGCACCGCAAGCATATGGTGATGATGTTCAAAGAAATCGATAATGCGCTCGGCAGCTATATCCGGGGCCAGGTCCTCGTCTGCGCCATTATCGGGTTGCTGGCTTATGCCGGCTACTGGCTGATCGGACTGCCTTATGCGCTGCTGCTGGCGCTGTTCGTGGCCATTTTCAACATCATTCCGTATCTCGGGCCGTATTTCGGAGCGGCTCCCGCTCTGATCGTCGCTTCGACCATGTCGTTGAAGATGATGATTTTCGTCATATGCGTCAATACGGCATGCCAAATTCTCGAAGGGAATATTATTTCCCCCCAGGTGGTTGGCCGGACGCTGCATATGCATCCGCTCTCCATTATTTTTGCGTTGCTCGTCGGAGAACAGCTCGCAGGCATTGTCGGAATGATTTTGGCCGTGCCGGTGTTCGCGGCGCTCAAAGTCGTCCTGTCCCATGTGTTCACCTATTACGTCCGGCGCAAAACGGTGTGA